TACATTTCTGTAAGCATTTCGAATGGTTTTACAGCTTTTGCATTGTCGAGCATAACTGGTATTCTTTCAACTGGTTCGTCAGGCTCTGAAACTTCAACAACTGCGTATCCTTCTGAAGCGCTTTCGATAATTTCCTGAACCTTTTTAACATGTTTCTTAGGTGTCCAAGCTTCAATGAGGTGTGTCCTTTCGGTTTTACCCGTCATTGAGTATGCTTCAGCTCTTTCTTTTTCAATTTCAAGAACTTCATGCAAAACCAAGACTTCGTCAGTCCATTTTTGGGAAAGTGCGTTCAATTTTTCTAAAATAGCTTTTGTTTCGTTTTCGATACCTAAAAGTTCTTTTTCAGTATCATTGAAAATCTCTGATGGAGTTCCTTCAACATTTGCGATGTCAAGTCTTTCAAAACCAGACTTTCTAAGTTCTGCGCCAACAACATCTGCACATTGTTTCAATGTAGCGACAATTACTGGAATTTTTTGTTCCTTCTCGCTTTTATTTACTGGATTTCCTTTTACAATTTCAACGTATCCTTCAGTAGCTTCTTCTAATGAAGATTCTAATTCAGACATATTTTCTTGTGAAACAAGTCCAGAAACAATATATGTGTAAGATCCTTCCCCGAGGAATTTCAAATCAAGATCAAAACCAGATAAATATTTAACACTGTCTTTTAACGTTTCAAGAATAGTTTTTCTATTTTCAAGTTCGGCCAGCTTACTAGCGGGTTCTGAGATTTCCCCTTCAACGCTCTCGAGAACGTTTTCAATGTATGAGGTAATTTCTTCAGATGATGAAAATGAAAGTTTCTTCTTTGCCGGTACTTTTGGATTAAGTACGCCTGAAAGACCTGCTTTTTCTCCTACACTAACATTTGAAAATAAGTCCAATATTCTACTTACTTTAATTGTTAATGAGGCGACATTTCTACCATACTCGGCTGATGGAGCTGGCAACATAAGCGCGTTCCATTCAGGGTCTTCGAGTTTCGTAGATAAGTCGTATAACTCCACTAGCCCGCTTTCATGGAGTTGTCTAATGACAGGATCCACTTTTTCATCCAAGATGACCGCTCTAATTTTGTTCATTCTTGCGGGTCTCAATAAAACCACCTTTCAAGTTTTCACAACGGGAAATTAGAATTCTATTACATCTTCCAATTTGATGTTTAATATTTTGACTTTAGCAATGTTTGCCATTTCAGCAATCGCTTTGTCTTCTTTAGCCATTATTTCATCGGCTTGTTCTTTAGCTTCTTTTTCGTATTTAGAAACTAATTCTTTCGCAGATGCTTCTGCAGTAGTTTCAGCTTCAGAAATAATATTCTTACCTTCTTCTATAGCAGCAAGCTTTATTTCTGCTGCTTTTTTCTTAGCTTCTTCTATCGCATTCACAGCATTATTTTCTGCATGCTTTATTTCCCTAATGGTATCTATAGCACTCACAGAATAACCTCCTTTGAAGAATAATTAGTATATCCCGTAGAATACATATATATATTTTATTACTTCCGAGATTTTTAATTAGCGATTAATTTTACTGTTTAAAACCACTACTTGCAATATTTTAAAGCAGTCATCATAAATATATCAAGGTTATTTATGCCATTTTGGTTTTTCAAAGATTTTCCTACAAAAAATCTTATTATTTGAATATTTAATATAATTGATATACTTTTCGAAATGATTCTGTATTTTAAGGATTAGATTGGGGCCATAAGACTAGCCTATAGGTATAAATTTTATACGAACAATTTTGTAAATTCGATAGGAATGTTAAATAATTTTATTCTCGTTGATTTGGTATTTTTCGATTATATATTTTAATTAATAAAAATTGGAATCAAAAATAATTTTTTTAATCAAAAAAAGCCCATAACTTCTTGAAAATTCTAAATTATCAATAAAATTAAAGTTGGATATCTAAAATAGGTAGTTTATTTATGATACGGCTCCCCATTAATGATTCTAAAACTTCGGTAGATCTGTTCTAAAAGAATTACTCTCATCAATTGATGTGGAAATGTCATTTTTGAAAAAGACAGTTTAAA
This Methanococcus maripaludis C5 DNA region includes the following protein-coding sequences:
- a CDS encoding V-type ATP synthase subunit I translates to MRPARMNKIRAVILDEKVDPVIRQLHESGLVELYDLSTKLEDPEWNALMLPAPSAEYGRNVASLTIKVSRILDLFSNVSVGEKAGLSGVLNPKVPAKKKLSFSSSEEITSYIENVLESVEGEISEPASKLAELENRKTILETLKDSVKYLSGFDLDLKFLGEGSYTYIVSGLVSQENMSELESSLEEATEGYVEIVKGNPVNKSEKEQKIPVIVATLKQCADVVGAELRKSGFERLDIANVEGTPSEIFNDTEKELLGIENETKAILEKLNALSQKWTDEVLVLHEVLEIEKERAEAYSMTGKTERTHLIEAWTPKKHVKKVQEIIESASEGYAVVEVSEPDEPVERIPVMLDNAKAVKPFEMLTEMYAPPKYNEIDPTMMIMPGFLIFYGIMLTDAVYGLLLTLAGLVLWTRMGKVSSGAYNLGYILTLSGLSTVFFGILTGGYLGDFMYQFLGMDIYTTGFALVNPLGESTYISAAKPLLSLGGIDVNNGPMAILLFSIVAGIIHLFIGLTVGLKESLSNGSVLDAFLNQGMWILLILAIVATVVTGNMMIAGGAVIAVIALCMIKGFMNGGILDALLGAMDITGFLGNVLSYARLLALCLATGGLAMAVNIMAKLLGDAVPVIGILIAVVMLVFGHAFNFVMNGLGSFIHSLRLHYVEFFGQYYEGGGKKFSPFKAKREYTSN